In Agrobacterium tumefaciens, a single genomic region encodes these proteins:
- the pgl gene encoding 6-phosphogluconolactonase produces the protein MSETIHVFDTAAALATALAAEVAKRLDAATKERGTASIAVSGGSTPKLFFQALSRHELDWPNISVTLVDERFVPPESDRSNHRLVAENLLQDKAKAAYFVPLFQPAASPEDAATLATVKTEAICNPFDVVILGMGTDGHTASFFPGGDNLYEALDLDEPRGVLTMAAENAGEERLTFNFSSLHDADFLVLHIEGAAKKATLEKAQSGEDEDEMPVRAVLNRAETPVDIYWAP, from the coding sequence ATGAGCGAAACGATCCACGTCTTCGACACCGCCGCCGCGCTGGCCACCGCCTTGGCGGCGGAGGTTGCCAAACGCCTTGATGCGGCAACCAAGGAACGAGGGACCGCAAGCATTGCGGTCTCCGGCGGCTCGACACCGAAGCTGTTCTTTCAGGCGCTATCCCGGCACGAACTCGACTGGCCCAATATCAGCGTGACGCTGGTGGACGAGCGTTTCGTGCCGCCGGAAAGCGACCGTTCGAACCATCGCCTCGTTGCCGAGAACCTTTTGCAGGACAAGGCGAAGGCGGCTTATTTCGTGCCGCTGTTCCAGCCGGCGGCCTCGCCGGAGGATGCGGCCACACTTGCGACCGTCAAGACCGAAGCGATCTGCAATCCTTTCGACGTCGTCATTCTCGGCATGGGAACGGATGGCCACACGGCATCGTTCTTCCCGGGCGGCGACAATCTCTATGAAGCGCTTGATCTCGATGAGCCGCGTGGCGTCTTGACCATGGCGGCGGAGAATGCCGGAGAGGAGCGGTTGACGTTCAACTTCTCCAGCCTGCATGACGCCGATTTTCTGGTGCTGCATATCGAAGGTGCGGCCAAGAAAGCGACGCTGGAGAAAGCACAATCGGGCGAGGATGAGGACGAAATGCCTGTCCGTGCCGTGCTGAACCGGGCAGAAACGCCCGTGGATATATACTGGGCGCCATAA
- the zwf gene encoding glucose-6-phosphate dehydrogenase: MSSQIIPVEPFDCVVFGGTGDLAERKLLPALYHRQVEGQFTEPTRIIGASRSVMTHEEYRKFAQDALKEHLKAGEYDDAQVAVFLNRLFYVPVDAKGTNGWDVLKKLLDEGKERVRAFYLAVAPGIFGDIADKIREHKLITRSTRIVVEKPIGRDLASAQELNDTIGHVFKEEQIFRIDHYLGKETVQNLMALRFANALYEPLWNSAHIDHVQITVAEAVGLEGRAGYYDKAGALRDMVQNHILQLLCLVAMEPPASMKSEAVRDEKLKVLRSLKPIDTSNVEKLTVRGQYRAGASAGGPVKGYLEELEGGVSNTETFVAIKAEIANWRWAGVPFYIRTGKRLATRVSEIVVTFKQIPHSIFDDAAGKIEANKLVIRLQPDEGVKQSLLIKDPGPGGMRLRQVSLDMSFAEAFNVRSPDAYERLLMDTIRSNQTLFMRRDEVEAAWDWVDPILKSWEELGQGVQGYTAGTWGPSGSIALIERDGRTWHDAD, translated from the coding sequence ATGAGCAGTCAGATCATTCCTGTTGAACCTTTTGATTGTGTCGTTTTCGGCGGCACGGGCGATCTTGCCGAGCGCAAGCTTCTGCCGGCCCTTTATCACCGGCAGGTTGAAGGCCAGTTCACGGAACCGACCCGCATCATCGGCGCGTCGCGTTCGGTCATGACCCATGAGGAATATCGCAAATTCGCGCAGGACGCCCTGAAGGAACACCTGAAGGCCGGCGAATATGACGACGCGCAGGTTGCCGTGTTCCTGAACAGGCTTTTTTATGTGCCCGTTGATGCCAAGGGCACCAATGGCTGGGATGTGCTGAAGAAGCTGCTCGACGAGGGCAAGGAGCGCGTGCGCGCCTTTTATCTGGCCGTCGCGCCCGGCATTTTCGGCGATATCGCCGACAAGATCCGCGAACACAAGCTCATCACCCGCTCGACCCGTATCGTCGTTGAAAAGCCGATCGGCCGCGATTTGGCCTCCGCCCAGGAACTCAACGACACCATCGGCCACGTCTTCAAGGAAGAGCAGATCTTCCGCATCGACCACTATCTCGGCAAGGAGACGGTGCAGAACCTGATGGCGCTGCGTTTCGCCAATGCGCTTTACGAGCCGCTGTGGAATTCCGCCCATATCGACCACGTACAGATCACAGTTGCCGAAGCGGTCGGTCTTGAAGGCCGCGCCGGTTATTACGACAAGGCCGGGGCGCTGCGTGACATGGTGCAGAACCATATCCTCCAGCTGCTTTGCCTCGTGGCCATGGAGCCACCCGCTTCGATGAAATCGGAAGCCGTGCGCGACGAAAAGCTGAAGGTCCTGCGTTCGCTGAAGCCGATCGATACCAGCAATGTTGAAAAGCTGACCGTTCGCGGCCAGTACCGCGCCGGTGCTTCCGCCGGTGGTCCGGTCAAGGGCTATCTGGAAGAGCTGGAAGGCGGCGTTTCCAACACCGAAACCTTCGTCGCCATCAAGGCGGAAATCGCCAACTGGCGCTGGGCCGGCGTTCCCTTCTACATTCGCACAGGCAAGCGTCTGGCGACCCGCGTTTCGGAAATCGTCGTCACCTTCAAGCAGATTCCGCATTCGATCTTTGACGATGCGGCCGGCAAGATCGAAGCCAACAAGCTCGTCATTCGCCTGCAGCCGGATGAAGGCGTCAAGCAGTCGCTCCTCATCAAGGACCCCGGCCCGGGCGGCATGCGCCTTCGTCAGGTCTCGCTGGACATGAGCTTTGCCGAAGCCTTCAACGTGCGCAGCCCCGATGCCTATGAGCGGCTTTTGATGGATACCATCCGCTCCAATCAGACATTGTTCATGCGCCGCGACGAGGTCGAGGCCGCGTGGGACTGGGTCGATCCGATCCTCAAGAGCTGGGAAGAGCTTGGCCAGGGCGTGCAGGGTTATACGGCCGGCACCTGGGGTCCGAGCGGCTCGATCGCACTGATCGAGCGCGACGGCCGCACCTGGCACGATGCCGACTGA
- a CDS encoding metallophosphoesterase translates to MTIFSSKRRDVLKLMAGTAMLPLLVTATPVMAQDVALRAIVISDLHSAYERIGQLLAAIETHIAADKAPHITLLNGDLFELGNAVATRSAGEIEWTFLAALAKLAPTVVNIGNHEPDIDNDLANFVTRAQALGITVLSNIIDKRDGKPYAPDSAEVSIGGRQIIVAGLATNAINTYPKATREMLDIPQPIEWAKANLPRIVKRDAINIVLSHAGVVADRDILPLLPDGTLLVGGHDHLNFVHEQGATRYVHTGSWCTSMTVATISAAGKAATIEAIAIDRDAPASPALKTLIEQTLEKHLTAEEREVVGKSAKAMTVDEAGRHVAQLIAAKTGADVGFVGHTSFGAGLPEGDIRRYDFNASLRFDGKLMVTEVDGEALAEILKRCNQDGDIPLTARTGDYLYAMPEKPEQKGRYKLVCNDWSATNQKSYFGRGDLTFTEVPDVKLKQTALGGLS, encoded by the coding sequence ATGACGATTTTCTCAAGCAAACGCCGCGATGTGTTGAAGCTTATGGCAGGCACCGCCATGCTGCCGCTGCTGGTGACGGCGACGCCTGTTATGGCGCAGGACGTGGCGCTGCGTGCGATCGTCATCTCCGACCTGCATTCGGCCTATGAGCGTATCGGCCAGCTTCTCGCAGCAATAGAAACCCACATCGCCGCCGACAAGGCACCGCACATTACCTTGCTGAATGGCGACCTTTTCGAACTCGGCAACGCGGTGGCCACACGTTCGGCTGGCGAAATCGAATGGACGTTCCTTGCAGCACTCGCCAAGCTCGCTCCCACCGTCGTCAATATCGGCAATCATGAGCCTGATATCGATAATGACCTCGCCAATTTTGTTACCCGTGCCCAGGCACTCGGTATCACCGTGCTGTCCAACATCATCGATAAGCGCGACGGAAAGCCCTATGCGCCTGATAGTGCCGAGGTGAGCATCGGCGGGCGGCAGATCATCGTGGCGGGCCTCGCCACCAATGCGATCAACACCTACCCGAAGGCCACGCGCGAAATGCTCGACATTCCGCAGCCTATCGAGTGGGCCAAGGCCAATCTTCCTCGTATCGTCAAACGGGATGCGATCAACATCGTTCTCAGCCACGCCGGCGTCGTCGCCGACCGCGATATACTGCCGCTGCTGCCGGATGGCACCTTGCTTGTCGGCGGCCATGATCACCTGAACTTCGTGCACGAACAGGGCGCTACGCGTTATGTCCATACCGGCTCATGGTGCACTTCCATGACGGTGGCGACCATTTCGGCGGCCGGCAAGGCCGCGACTATCGAGGCGATCGCCATCGATCGTGACGCTCCCGCCTCCCCTGCCCTCAAGACCCTGATCGAGCAAACGCTTGAAAAGCACCTGACCGCGGAAGAACGGGAAGTCGTCGGTAAGTCCGCCAAGGCGATGACTGTCGACGAGGCCGGCCGCCATGTGGCGCAACTCATCGCGGCAAAGACCGGCGCGGATGTCGGTTTCGTTGGCCACACATCCTTCGGCGCAGGCCTGCCAGAGGGCGACATTCGCCGCTACGACTTCAACGCCTCGCTGCGTTTCGACGGCAAGCTGATGGTGACGGAAGTGGATGGCGAGGCGCTTGCCGAAATCCTCAAACGCTGCAACCAGGATGGCGACATTCCGCTCACTGCACGCACCGGCGACTATCTCTATGCCATGCCGGAGAAACCGGAACAGAAAGGGCGCTACAAGCTCGTCTGCAACGACTGGTCGGCCACCAACCAGAAGTCCTATTTCGGCCGCGGTGACCTGACCTTCACCGAGGTGCCAGATGTAAAACTGAAACAGACGGCTCTGGGCGGGCTTTCTTAA
- the edd gene encoding phosphogluconate dehydratase: MSADSRIQAITARIVERSKPYRETYLERLRLQVSKGVHRSVLSCGNLAHGFAVCSPADKDILAGDRVPNLGIITAYNDMLSAHQPYETFPAIIRDAAKEAGGIAQVAGAVPAMCDGVTQGQPGMELSLFSRDAIAMAAGIGLSHNMFDAAVYLGVCDKIVPGLVIAALAFGHLPAVFVPAGPMTSGLPNDEKSRIRQLYAEGKVGRAELLEAESKSYHGPGTCTFYGTANSNQMLMEIMGFHMPGSSFINPGTPLRDALTREAAKRALAITAQGNEFTPAGEMVDERSVVNGVVGLHATGGSTNHTMHLIAMARAAGIILTWQDISDLSDIVPLLARVYPNGLADVNHFHAAGGMGFLIKQLLKQGFVHDDVRTVFGQGLAAYTVDAMLDEKGAVTRQPSPEQSHDPKVLSSIETPFQSTGGLKMLTGNLGKSVIKISAVKPERHIIEAPAIVFHDQQELQDAFKDGKLNRDFIAVVRFQGPKANGMPELHRLTPPLGVLQDRGFKVALVTDGRMSGASGKVPAAIHVTPEASDCGPISLIRDGDIVRLDAISGTLEVLVSAAELAKREPARADLSGNEWGMGRELFAPFRRNAGPADQGASVLFH; encoded by the coding sequence ATGTCCGCCGATTCCCGCATTCAGGCCATCACCGCCCGCATCGTCGAACGTTCCAAGCCCTACCGCGAGACCTATCTCGAGCGGCTGCGGCTGCAGGTCTCAAAGGGCGTTCACCGTTCCGTGCTTTCCTGCGGCAATCTCGCGCATGGATTTGCCGTCTGTTCCCCCGCCGACAAGGACATCCTTGCCGGCGACCGGGTTCCCAATCTCGGCATCATCACCGCCTATAACGACATGCTTTCGGCGCACCAGCCTTACGAGACCTTCCCGGCGATCATCCGCGATGCGGCGAAGGAAGCGGGCGGCATAGCGCAGGTGGCAGGCGCAGTGCCCGCCATGTGCGACGGCGTGACCCAGGGTCAACCCGGCATGGAGCTCTCGCTGTTCTCCCGCGATGCCATCGCCATGGCGGCCGGCATTGGCCTCTCGCACAACATGTTCGACGCCGCCGTCTATCTCGGCGTCTGTGACAAGATCGTGCCCGGCCTCGTGATCGCGGCCCTCGCCTTCGGTCACCTGCCCGCCGTCTTCGTTCCCGCCGGCCCGATGACGTCGGGCCTGCCGAATGACGAGAAGTCGCGTATTCGCCAGCTTTATGCCGAAGGCAAGGTCGGTCGCGCCGAACTGCTCGAAGCGGAATCCAAATCCTATCACGGCCCCGGCACCTGCACCTTCTACGGCACCGCCAATTCAAACCAGATGCTGATGGAGATCATGGGTTTCCATATGCCCGGTTCGTCCTTCATCAATCCCGGCACGCCGCTGCGTGACGCACTCACCCGTGAAGCAGCCAAGCGCGCGCTGGCGATCACCGCGCAGGGAAATGAATTCACGCCGGCGGGCGAGATGGTCGATGAACGATCCGTCGTCAACGGCGTCGTCGGTCTGCATGCGACAGGCGGCTCCACCAACCACACCATGCATCTGATCGCCATGGCGCGCGCCGCCGGCATCATCCTCACCTGGCAGGATATTTCCGATCTTTCGGACATCGTGCCGCTGCTTGCCCGCGTCTATCCCAACGGTCTTGCGGATGTGAACCACTTCCATGCCGCCGGCGGTATGGGCTTCCTCATCAAGCAGCTCCTGAAACAGGGCTTCGTGCATGATGATGTGCGCACCGTCTTCGGTCAGGGGCTCGCAGCCTACACCGTGGATGCCATGCTTGACGAGAAGGGCGCCGTCACCCGCCAGCCATCCCCCGAACAGAGCCACGACCCGAAGGTTCTTTCCAGCATCGAAACGCCGTTCCAGTCGACCGGCGGACTGAAGATGCTGACCGGCAATCTCGGTAAATCCGTCATCAAGATTTCCGCCGTCAAGCCGGAACGGCACATCATCGAGGCACCGGCGATCGTTTTCCATGACCAGCAGGAGCTTCAGGACGCATTCAAGGACGGCAAGCTCAACCGCGACTTCATCGCCGTCGTGCGCTTCCAGGGACCGAAGGCAAACGGTATGCCCGAGCTGCACCGCCTGACGCCGCCGCTCGGCGTGCTGCAGGACCGCGGCTTCAAGGTGGCTCTGGTGACGGACGGGCGCATGTCCGGCGCATCCGGCAAGGTGCCCGCCGCCATCCACGTTACGCCGGAAGCCTCCGATTGCGGCCCGATCTCGCTCATCCGCGATGGCGACATCGTTCGTCTCGACGCCATCTCCGGAACACTGGAGGTGCTGGTTTCCGCGGCCGAACTCGCGAAACGCGAACCGGCGCGTGCCGATCTTTCCGGCAATGAGTGGGGCATGGGCCGCGAGCTTTTCGCCCCCTTCCGCCGCAATGCCGGCCCAGCCGATCAGGGCGCCAGCGTTCTGTTCCATTGA